The segment GCAAGGCGGCGCAAGGCGAAAACGCCGACGATGTCGCGCTCGCCGCCGCGGCCGCCCTGGAGAACGTGCTGGCCAAACAATCGGCCCACATCGCGGCGATCATTCTCGAACCGCTGGTGCAGGGTGCGGCGGGAATGGCCATGTACTCGCCCCTGTATCTGGAAACGGTGCGACAGCTGGCCGACCGCTACGACGTGCATCTGATCGCCGATGAAATCGCGGTTGGCTTCGGCCGTACCGGCACGCTGTTCGCCTGCGAGCAGGCCGGCATCCGTCCCGATTTCCTGTGTTTGTCCAAAGGCATCACCGGCGGTTTCCTGCCGCTCTCCTGCGTGCTGACCCGCGACGGCATCTACGATGCGTTTTACGACGAAGACGTCACCCGGGGATTCCTGCACTCGCACAGCTACACCGGCAACGCCCTTGCCTGCCGCGCCGCGCTCGCCGTGCTCGACATTTTCAGGGACGACGACATCCTCGCCGCCAACCGCGAACGGGCGAACCAATTCACCCATTATCTCGAACCGGTGCGCCAACGCCGCGACATCCATCACTTCCGTCATACCGGCATGATCTGGGCATTCGACGTCGACACACCGCACCCCGGCTTCGGCCAGGCTTTCTTCCAGGCCATGCTGGCGCAGGGCTGTCTGGTGCGCCCGATCGGCAACACGGTGTATTTCATGCCGCCTTACTGCATCGATGACGCGCACATGGCTCAATTGGCCGAAGCAACGTGCAAAAGCCTGGACGCTCTGGCCGATGACCCGGGCCGGATCGGCGCCGGACTCGCCCTGCCGTGAAGCAATACACAAACGGCATAACCGTATTGTCCTTCACACCGAGAAAGAAAAGCTTGATATGTCTCAAGCCGAGGTCTCACCACGATGGACCCGGCCACCTTATAATTGCAACCCCACAAGAGAACACTGTATGCATTCGCTGATTCACGATGCCGGCAGGCTGGTCGTCAAGGTTGGCTCCAGTCTTGTCACCGACAATGGCCGCGGTCTGGACATGGCTGCCCTGCACCGCTGGGCAACGGAAATCGCCGAGCTGAAGCGGCGCGGCAAGCAGGTCGTGCTGGTTTCCAGCGGCGCGATCGCCGAAGGCTGCCAGCGCCTGGGATGGGCCAGCCGGCCGCGCGCGGTTCACGAATTGCAGGCCGCCGCCGCCGTGGGGCAGATGGGTCTGTGCCAAGCCTATGAGAGCGCCTTCCGGCAACATGGTCTTGGCACCGCCCAGATTCTGCTGACGCACGAGGATCTGGCGGATCGCACCCGTTACCTGAATGCGCGCTCCACACTGACGACGCTGCTCAACCTGAATGTCGTTCCGATCATCAACGAAAACGACACGGTGGTGACCGACGAGATCCGTCTGGGCGACAACGATACCCTCGGCGCCCTGGTCACCAACCTGATCGAGGCCGATGCCCTGATCATTCTCACCGACCAGCAGGGGCTGTTCAGCGCGGACCCGCGCAAGCATCCCGACGCCCGCTTGATCGCGACGGCCCGGGCCGGGGATCCCGCGCTCGAAGCCATGGCCGGCGGCGCGGGCAGCGCGGTCGGCACCGGCGGCATGCTGACCAAGATCCTGGCGGCGAAACGGGCGGCGCACAGCGGCGCGGCGACCGTGATCGCCTGCGGCCGGGAGCCGCATGTGCTGTCCCGGCTGGCGGATGGCGAATGCATAGGCACCCAGCTCGAAGCCACCACCACCCGGCTGGCGGCGCGCAAGCAGTGGCTCGCCGATCATCTGAAACTCAGCGGCGCCCTGCATCTTGACGAAGGCGCGGCGCGCGCCATCCGCGAACGCGGCACCAGCCTGCTGCCTGTCGGGGTCACCGCGGTGGACGGCGAATTCCTGCGCGGCGAAGCCGTGGCCTGCCTTGATCCATCCGGCCAGGAAGTCGCCCGCGGTCTTGTCAATTACAGCTCCGACGAGGCGCGACAAATTCTCGGCAAAGCCACGCGAGACATCGAGGCTGTGCTGGGCTACCTGGTGGAAGCGGAACTGATCCATCGGGACAATATGGTCGGAGCCGCTCACTGAGACTTCCCGCTCCGACGCTGTTACCCTGACTGACGTTGTTGTTATCCCGCCCCTGTTTCGTGATCGCGACAGGGGTTTTATCTCCCGCCCAAGAGGAAACTGGTGTCATGAAACACTATGCGATTGCCGCTCTCATGCTGCTGGCCGCGGCTTCGGCCCAGGCAGACAATGTGCTGCGTATTTTCAACTGGAACAACGAGATCGCTCCCGATACGATCAAGCGTTTCGAACAGACTTGCCATTGCAAGGTCGTCGAGGACTACTACGGCGACAACGAGGAAATGCTGGCCAAATTGGCAGCCGGGGCGAAGGGCTACGACATGGTGGTGCCGACCACCTATGCCATGCAAACGCTCGCCAAGCAGAACAAGCTGCAGCCGCTGGACAAGGCGCACATTCCCAACTTCAAGAATCTGAAGCCCGCCTTCCTCCAGCTCAATGCCCCGTTCGATCCGGGCAACAAGTTCGGCGCCCCGCTGCTCGCCAGCGTCACCGGCATCGGCTACAACACGGAAAAGATCCGCTCGCTCGGCATCCCCACCAATACCTGGGCCGCGGTCTTCGATCCGAAGTACCTCGCCAAGGTCAAGGGCAAGGTCACCGTGCTCGATTCGCAACGCGAACTGATGGGCGCGGCGCTGATGTATCTGGGCAAGGATCCGAACACCACCAATCCGGCCGACTGGAAGGCCGCGGCGGACGTGATCCGCAAGGCCAAGCCTTACTGGGCCGCCTTCAATAACCAGTCCTACATCAAGGAACTGACGGTCGGCAATATCTGGCTGGTACTGGGTTACTGCAACGACTTTTTCCAGGCCATGAACGATGCCAAGGCGGCCAAGCGGCCGTTCACCATCGGTTACGAAACCCAGAAGGAAGGCAACATCCTCGGCCTCGACAACCTGGTCGTGCTCAAGGATGCGAAAAACCCCGCGCTGGCCAGCCAGTTCATCAACTTCCTGCTTGACGGCAAGAACGCGGCGGATGTCTCCAACATCATCGGCTCCGTGAACCCCAATGCCGCCGCCACCGCCTTCCTCAAACCCGATGTGAAGGCCAACAAGGTCATCATGGCGGATCCGGCCAAGCAAAAGCTGATTCTGCTCAAGGACATGGACGTCAAGTCGCGCCGCGAACTGAACCGCATCTGGACGGACCTGAAAGTCGGCGGTTAACTTTCCGCCCCTTTCTCCCGAACGGCCTCCGCTTTCCGGAGGCCGTTTTTTTTGCGATGTGCCGATCCACGACATATCCCGGAGCTCCGGACCTCCGCAGTTGGTGCGTATCCCCGCAATCGTGCCATCATCATGGTAAAGCCACCGCAGCGAAAGGATCCCCGATGTTGAGCCGTACCTCTGCGTTACCCTGCATCGTCATTGTCGGAGGCGGCGCCGGCGGACTGGAACTGGCCACTCGCCTCGGGCGAAGCCACGGCAAGCCCCGCAAGGCCCGGATCGTGCTGGTCGACGGTGCGCCGACCCATATCTGGAAACCCCTGCTGCACGAAGTGGCGACCGGCGTGCTCAATACCGGCGAAGACGAAGTCAACTATTTCTCGCATGGTTACCGCAATGGCTACGAATTCGAGTACGGCTACATGGACGGACTCGATCCGGAGCGGAACGTACTGCGGCTCGCCCCGGTTTCTGGCCAGAACGGGCAAGCGCTCTGCCCGGTCCGCGAAGTCGCCTATGACTGGCTGGTGCTGGCGGTCGGCGCGCAGGCCAATGATTTCGGCACACCGGGAGCTCACGAGAACGCCTTGTTCCTGAACACGCCCGAGGATGCCGAACGGCTGCGCCGTACCGTGCTTGAGCATGTGTTCCGTTGCGGCTGCCATCCTGAGCGCGCCCTGTCGATCGCCATTGCCGGAGGAGGCGCCACCGGCGTCGAACTCGCCGCGGAACTGAACCATACCCTGTGCGAACTGCGCGCTTACGGCGCACGGCTCGCGCCGGACAAAGTCCGCATCGCCGTCATTGAAGCCGCGGAACGCCTCCTGCCGGGA is part of the Paludibacterium paludis genome and harbors:
- the bioA gene encoding adenosylmethionine--8-amino-7-oxononanoate transaminase, with product MSNQHWLERSRASVWHPCTQMKRHETLPIIPVREASGIWLTDFEGNRYIDGVSSWWVNLFGHGEPRIKAAIRDQLDSLEHVILAGFTHAPVVELSERLGALTGLGHAFYGSDGASATEIALKMSFHYWKNLGKPEKNRYISLENSYHGETAGALSVTDVPLFSATYAPLLRNAIRVPSPDSRKAAQGENADDVALAAAAALENVLAKQSAHIAAIILEPLVQGAAGMAMYSPLYLETVRQLADRYDVHLIADEIAVGFGRTGTLFACEQAGIRPDFLCLSKGITGGFLPLSCVLTRDGIYDAFYDEDVTRGFLHSHSYTGNALACRAALAVLDIFRDDDILAANRERANQFTHYLEPVRQRRDIHHFRHTGMIWAFDVDTPHPGFGQAFFQAMLAQGCLVRPIGNTVYFMPPYCIDDAHMAQLAEATCKSLDALADDPGRIGAGLALP
- the proB gene encoding glutamate 5-kinase, with the protein product MHSLIHDAGRLVVKVGSSLVTDNGRGLDMAALHRWATEIAELKRRGKQVVLVSSGAIAEGCQRLGWASRPRAVHELQAAAAVGQMGLCQAYESAFRQHGLGTAQILLTHEDLADRTRYLNARSTLTTLLNLNVVPIINENDTVVTDEIRLGDNDTLGALVTNLIEADALIILTDQQGLFSADPRKHPDARLIATARAGDPALEAMAGGAGSAVGTGGMLTKILAAKRAAHSGAATVIACGREPHVLSRLADGECIGTQLEATTTRLAARKQWLADHLKLSGALHLDEGAARAIRERGTSLLPVGVTAVDGEFLRGEAVACLDPSGQEVARGLVNYSSDEARQILGKATRDIEAVLGYLVEAELIHRDNMVGAAH
- a CDS encoding NAD(P)/FAD-dependent oxidoreductase gives rise to the protein MLSRTSALPCIVIVGGGAGGLELATRLGRSHGKPRKARIVLVDGAPTHIWKPLLHEVATGVLNTGEDEVNYFSHGYRNGYEFEYGYMDGLDPERNVLRLAPVSGQNGQALCPVREVAYDWLVLAVGAQANDFGTPGAHENALFLNTPEDAERLRRTVLEHVFRCGCHPERALSIAIAGGGATGVELAAELNHTLCELRAYGARLAPDKVRIAVIEAAERLLPGAQPSLSAYAEAQLKERGITVHTASRVAAVHPLEVELSGGQRIPADIMVWAAGVKAPQWLATLPGLNRNRLNQIEVDTRLRAHPNGRIFALGDCASAPDGDTGSRLPATAQVAHQQARWLAGELGLRLKGKEGRPFAFKPQGMMVSLGKHSAVGSLSALVGPKHDYYVEGRSAKLIYASLYRLHQAVVHGWVLTLLLLIGDKLRRVVRPSLKLH
- a CDS encoding polyamine ABC transporter substrate-binding protein is translated as MKHYAIAALMLLAAASAQADNVLRIFNWNNEIAPDTIKRFEQTCHCKVVEDYYGDNEEMLAKLAAGAKGYDMVVPTTYAMQTLAKQNKLQPLDKAHIPNFKNLKPAFLQLNAPFDPGNKFGAPLLASVTGIGYNTEKIRSLGIPTNTWAAVFDPKYLAKVKGKVTVLDSQRELMGAALMYLGKDPNTTNPADWKAAADVIRKAKPYWAAFNNQSYIKELTVGNIWLVLGYCNDFFQAMNDAKAAKRPFTIGYETQKEGNILGLDNLVVLKDAKNPALASQFINFLLDGKNAADVSNIIGSVNPNAAATAFLKPDVKANKVIMADPAKQKLILLKDMDVKSRRELNRIWTDLKVGG